Proteins from a single region of Flavobacterium sp. K5-23:
- a CDS encoding aminotransferase class V-fold PLP-dependent enzyme: MLDIQKIRAAFPILSQKVNGKQLVYFDNGATSQKPQIVIDAISKYYQEINANIHRGVHTLSQLATDAYEESRGKIQSHINAKHCHEVLFTSGTTFGINLIANGFASILKAGDEVLVSALEHHSNIVPWQMLCEKTGAILKVIPMNENGELIMAEFDKLVSDKTKIVAVNHISNALGTINPIKYIIDKAHTFGAAVLIDGAQAVPHLKPDVQALDCDFYVFSGHKMCGPTGVGVLYGKEDWLNKLPPYQGGGEMIKEVTFEKTTYAELPHKFEAGTPDIAGGIVMGTAIDYMNSIGFENIQKQELELLEYGTKRLLEIKGLKIFGTAAAKTSVISFNIEGIHPYDIGTIIDKLGIAVRTGHHCTQPIMNFFCVPGTIRASFSFYNTKEEIDIFVEAVKRAQKMLS, from the coding sequence ATGCTAGACATTCAAAAAATAAGAGCCGCTTTTCCAATTCTTTCTCAAAAAGTAAATGGAAAACAATTAGTTTATTTCGATAACGGTGCCACTTCACAAAAGCCACAAATTGTAATAGATGCAATTTCCAAATATTATCAGGAAATCAATGCTAATATTCATCGTGGCGTACACACTTTAAGCCAGTTAGCCACTGATGCTTATGAAGAATCTCGTGGTAAAATACAGAGCCATATTAATGCAAAACATTGTCACGAAGTGCTTTTTACTTCGGGAACAACTTTTGGAATCAATTTAATCGCCAATGGTTTTGCCTCTATATTAAAAGCGGGAGATGAAGTACTAGTTTCTGCATTAGAACACCATAGCAATATCGTTCCTTGGCAAATGCTTTGCGAAAAAACAGGAGCCATTCTTAAAGTCATTCCAATGAATGAAAATGGCGAATTGATTATGGCGGAATTCGATAAATTAGTATCGGACAAAACCAAAATCGTAGCTGTAAATCACATTTCGAATGCGCTGGGAACCATCAATCCCATTAAATACATTATTGATAAAGCACATACTTTTGGGGCTGCCGTTCTAATTGATGGAGCTCAAGCGGTACCGCATCTTAAACCAGATGTACAAGCTTTGGACTGTGATTTTTATGTTTTTTCAGGACATAAAATGTGCGGACCTACAGGTGTGGGAGTTCTTTATGGAAAAGAAGATTGGCTTAATAAATTACCTCCGTATCAAGGTGGTGGTGAGATGATCAAAGAAGTTACTTTCGAAAAAACCACTTATGCTGAATTACCCCATAAATTTGAAGCAGGAACGCCTGATATTGCTGGCGGAATTGTAATGGGGACAGCAATTGACTATATGAATTCAATTGGTTTTGAGAACATTCAAAAACAGGAATTAGAATTATTAGAATACGGAACGAAGCGATTATTGGAAATCAAAGGATTGAAGATATTTGGTACTGCTGCAGCAAAAACATCTGTGATTTCGTTTAATATTGAGGGAATCCACCCGTATGATATTGGTACGATAATTGACAAATTAGGAATAGCAGTGCGAACAGGACATCATTGTACCCAACCGATTATGAATTTCTTTTGTGTTCCAGGAACGATAAGAGCGTCATTTTCATTCTATAATACCAAAGAGGAAATCGATATATTTGTAGAAGCCGTGAAAAGAGCACAAAAAATGCTATCCTAA
- a CDS encoding SufE family protein, which translates to MTIKEIQEEIIDEFSMFDDWMERYEYIIELGKNLPLIKEEFKTENNLIKGCQSKVWLQGEQTDDKVVFTADSDAILTKGIIAILIRVFSNQSATDIINSEMAFIDEIGLKEHLSPTRANGLVSMIKNIKMYALAFSARK; encoded by the coding sequence ATGACGATAAAAGAAATACAAGAAGAAATAATAGACGAGTTTTCAATGTTCGACGATTGGATGGAGCGTTATGAATACATCATCGAATTAGGGAAAAATCTTCCACTTATCAAAGAGGAATTCAAAACCGAAAACAATTTGATTAAAGGTTGCCAGTCGAAAGTATGGTTGCAAGGAGAACAAACAGATGACAAAGTAGTATTCACTGCTGACAGTGATGCCATACTTACCAAAGGAATCATCGCGATATTAATTCGTGTTTTTTCTAATCAATCGGCCACTGACATCATCAATTCCGAGATGGCATTTATTGACGAAATTGGGTTGAAAGAACATTTATCACCCACTAGAGCCAATGGCTTGGTTTCGATGATAAAAAATATTAAAATGTATGCTTTGGCATTCAGTGCTAGAAAATAA
- a CDS encoding SUF system Fe-S cluster assembly protein has protein sequence MTEEIDTNLLGEAIVKKLKTIYDPEIPVDIYELGLIYDVMVNTDYEVKILMTLTSPNCPVAESLPREVEEKVKSIEHVKDAEVEITFDPPWSKDLMSEEAKLELGML, from the coding sequence ATGACAGAAGAAATAGACACTAACTTACTAGGGGAAGCAATTGTAAAAAAATTAAAAACCATTTACGATCCAGAAATACCAGTTGACATATACGAACTAGGATTGATTTATGACGTTATGGTAAATACGGATTACGAAGTAAAAATCTTGATGACACTAACTTCTCCAAACTGTCCAGTAGCTGAAAGTTTACCTAGAGAAGTGGAAGAAAAAGTAAAGTCAATTGAACACGTAAAAGATGCTGAAGTAGAAATTACTTTTGACCCGCCATGGAGTAAAGATTTAATGAGCGAGGAAGCAAAATTAGAATTAGGGATGCTTTAA
- a CDS encoding DUF2480 family protein has translation MEEIVNKVANSVLEVFDLEDYFPKGTRVQLDISQWLLEGFLLKEKDFREHLKNHDWTQYQDQFVAINCSTDAIVPAWASILVTIQLAPFAKKIVDGNIDDLNSALYEELLAKIDYSVYENKPIIIKGCSRKPVPMRAYILAAHYLQPFARSIMYGEACSAVPLYKASKKE, from the coding sequence ATGGAAGAAATAGTAAACAAAGTAGCCAATAGCGTTTTGGAAGTATTCGATCTTGAGGATTATTTTCCAAAGGGAACCCGGGTGCAACTCGATATTTCGCAATGGCTGTTAGAAGGTTTTTTATTGAAAGAAAAAGACTTTAGAGAGCATTTGAAAAATCACGATTGGACGCAATACCAAGATCAGTTTGTGGCCATCAATTGTAGTACTGATGCTATTGTTCCGGCTTGGGCTTCTATACTCGTAACGATCCAATTAGCTCCTTTTGCCAAGAAAATCGTAGATGGAAACATTGATGATTTAAATTCGGCTCTATACGAAGAGTTGCTTGCCAAAATAGATTATTCGGTTTATGAAAATAAACCTATCATTATAAAAGGCTGTTCCAGAAAACCAGTGCCTATGCGTGCCTATATATTGGCCGCACACTATTTGCAACCATTTGCAAGAAGCATTATGTACGGCGAAGCCTGTTCAGCGGTTCCTTTATACAAGGCGTCAAAAAAAGAATAA
- a CDS encoding DUF3078 domain-containing protein, translating to MKKILLPLAFILGLFLANAQETPQDTTKLWTKIGNITLLFNQSEYNAEWLGGGTSNIAGNFGLNYDFNYMKGDVVWDNKFILAYGQTKIKNAGKWAKTDDRLELNSLWGKKAKGQWYYSIFFNFKTQMDVGYSKDGERLSHFFSPSYTQFGPGMLWKKNSRLSLNVSPATAKLILVHEHFTDLKSSFGVLQGDSSRFEFGASLSAYYKFSIMANVSIENRLNLYSNYLDKPENVDVDYQMNVLMKINNYLSATLALQVIYDDNSIKHHQVREVFGLGVNYGF from the coding sequence ATGAAAAAAATACTACTCCCCTTAGCATTTATTTTAGGTCTGTTTTTGGCAAACGCTCAAGAAACTCCACAAGACACTACAAAACTCTGGACCAAAATAGGAAACATCACATTGCTTTTTAACCAATCTGAATATAACGCCGAATGGTTAGGTGGTGGTACTTCTAACATTGCAGGAAACTTTGGCCTCAATTATGATTTTAATTATATGAAAGGTGATGTAGTATGGGATAATAAATTCATTCTCGCTTATGGTCAAACCAAAATAAAGAATGCCGGCAAATGGGCAAAAACAGATGACCGCCTGGAACTAAATTCCCTTTGGGGGAAAAAGGCAAAAGGACAATGGTACTACTCCATATTCTTTAATTTCAAAACACAAATGGATGTGGGTTACAGCAAAGATGGAGAACGTCTTTCTCATTTTTTTTCTCCTTCATATACTCAATTTGGTCCCGGAATGCTTTGGAAAAAAAACAGCCGCCTGAGTTTAAATGTTTCCCCTGCTACGGCAAAATTAATATTGGTTCATGAACACTTTACTGATTTAAAATCTTCTTTTGGAGTGCTTCAAGGCGATAGTTCTAGATTTGAATTTGGCGCCAGTCTTTCAGCTTATTATAAATTCAGTATTATGGCAAATGTGTCCATTGAAAATCGCTTGAATTTATATTCCAATTATCTGGACAAACCAGAAAATGTAGATGTGGATTACCAAATGAATGTCCTTATGAAAATCAACAATTACCTCTCAGCGACATTAGCTTTACAGGTAATTTATGATGACAATTCCATTAAACATCATCAGGTTAGGGAAGTGTTTGGGCTGGGAGTGAATTATGGGTTTTAG
- a CDS encoding DNA cytosine methyltransferase, with amino-acid sequence MINVKFYLDKADKSKRFPIHLVLRQKDLQIKVATGEKIMKKDWDSSNQMVLDSESSFKSINKFLNFLKQEVEKYFENEPHTNFTDKKIKEKIASLVYNRKENTEINILSEPPTEYETKSKVTFVDLFAGAGGFSEGFLQAEYGNKFYDFRLASDINENCELTHLARYNYQLGLDAEFLRQDITEPDFLDNFLKKISNKEIDIVCGGPPCQSFSLAGKRKKFDKKDDLFAHYLKVIRQLRPKYFVMENVKGILTKEQGKIKDMILQEIRSIVDLKEFNQLIFFVAQLKKIETEQSFILECYNLRLQFEKATDKELDNLKNSYINSLENKFRILTPKIVNYKTSKTDKNISTIRHGFNLLKRVKELQYIRKKVINEKAFSNVDNDFFADDFDSFLTSIEPETIIEKIHTSFNNLKPNENFSDEVKQIITALEIFDYSFDECVKGLNSFVIKANKVNQFETILSKIRLYNIEQPFVALASDYGVPQNRERVLFIGCRKDQKLINDVPATVKHNEKVNVFEAIYDLDFVGNDDERFDYEKINLKAQFNGSTEKMKSLIQKRNIDGKPNESDGLSYSEWSKKGRLNERFANAKNPFYVRSFEELENTLSHLVAPLQNHKTSKQNNDVIKRLSVILKSGNYESAKANLKAIGLESDKRSYTVLKPEGQSSTIMTIADDYIHYSNPRSLTVREMARLQSFDDSFVFQGKRSTGGNKRKFEVPQYTLVGNAVPPLMARAVALEILKNIK; translated from the coding sequence ATGATAAATGTCAAATTCTATTTAGATAAAGCTGATAAAAGTAAAAGATTCCCAATTCATCTTGTTTTGCGTCAAAAAGATTTGCAAATCAAAGTTGCAACTGGAGAAAAAATAATGAAGAAAGATTGGGACAGTTCCAATCAAATGGTTTTGGATTCCGAAAGCTCATTTAAATCAATAAATAAATTTTTAAATTTTTTAAAACAAGAGGTTGAGAAATATTTTGAAAATGAACCACATACAAACTTTACAGACAAAAAAATTAAAGAAAAAATAGCGTCATTGGTATATAATAGAAAAGAAAATACCGAAATTAATATTCTTTCGGAACCTCCAACAGAATATGAAACAAAGTCTAAAGTAACTTTTGTTGATTTATTTGCTGGAGCGGGAGGTTTTAGTGAAGGTTTTCTTCAAGCAGAATATGGAAACAAGTTTTACGATTTTAGATTAGCAAGTGATATAAATGAAAATTGTGAACTTACACATTTGGCAAGATATAATTATCAACTTGGGTTAGATGCCGAATTTCTTCGTCAAGACATAACAGAGCCAGATTTTTTGGATAATTTTTTAAAGAAAATTAGTAATAAAGAAATTGATATTGTTTGTGGCGGACCACCTTGTCAAAGTTTTAGTTTGGCTGGCAAAAGAAAAAAGTTTGATAAAAAAGATGATTTATTTGCTCATTATTTAAAAGTGATTAGACAATTGCGTCCAAAATATTTTGTTATGGAAAATGTCAAAGGAATTTTGACAAAAGAACAAGGCAAAATTAAAGATATGATTTTGCAAGAAATTAGGTCAATTGTAGATTTAAAAGAATTCAATCAACTTATATTTTTCGTTGCACAACTTAAGAAAATAGAAACGGAACAATCTTTTATTTTAGAATGTTACAATTTGCGTTTACAATTTGAAAAGGCTACTGATAAAGAGTTAGATAATTTAAAGAATAGTTATATTAATAGCTTAGAAAACAAATTTAGAATATTAACCCCGAAAATTGTTAATTACAAAACAAGTAAAACAGACAAAAACATCAGTACAATTCGCCACGGTTTTAATCTTTTAAAACGTGTTAAAGAGCTTCAATATATTAGAAAAAAAGTAATTAATGAAAAAGCATTTTCAAATGTAGATAATGATTTTTTTGCAGATGATTTTGATTCTTTTTTAACTTCAATTGAACCAGAAACAATTATTGAAAAAATACATACTTCTTTTAACAATTTAAAACCAAACGAAAATTTTTCTGATGAAGTAAAACAAATTATTACAGCACTTGAAATATTTGATTACTCTTTTGATGAATGTGTTAAAGGTTTAAATTCATTTGTTATAAAAGCTAATAAAGTAAACCAATTTGAAACTATTTTATCTAAAATCAGACTGTACAATATTGAGCAACCATTTGTAGCATTAGCATCAGATTATGGTGTTCCTCAAAATCGAGAAAGAGTTTTGTTCATTGGATGTAGAAAAGACCAGAAATTAATAAATGATGTTCCTGCAACGGTAAAACATAACGAAAAAGTTAATGTATTTGAAGCTATTTATGATTTGGATTTTGTTGGGAATGATGATGAAAGATTTGATTATGAAAAAATTAATTTAAAAGCACAATTCAATGGTTCTACTGAAAAAATGAAATCGTTAATTCAGAAAAGAAATATAGATGGTAAACCAAATGAAAGTGATGGGTTAAGCTATTCTGAATGGTCAAAAAAAGGGCGTTTAAATGAACGCTTTGCAAATGCAAAGAACCCGTTTTATGTTAGAAGTTTCGAGGAACTCGAAAACACTTTATCGCATTTAGTTGCACCATTACAAAATCATAAAACCAGTAAACAAAATAATGATGTTATAAAAAGGCTCTCTGTTATTTTAAAGTCAGGAAATTACGAATCTGCAAAGGCAAATCTTAAAGCAATTGGTTTAGAATCTGATAAAAGAAGTTATACTGTTTTAAAACCGGAAGGTCAAAGTTCTACAATTATGACTATTGCAGACGATTATATTCATTATTCAAATCCAAGATCATTGACTGTTAGAGAAATGGCAAGACTTCAATCTTTTGATGATTCTTTTGTTTTCCAAGGAAAACGTTCTACAGGAGGAAATAAACGTAAATTCGAAGTTCCACAATATACATTAGTTGGTAACGCAGTTCCACCACTAATGGCTAGAGCGGTCGCTTTAGAAATATTGAAGAATATCAAATAA
- a CDS encoding MvaI/BcnI family restriction endonuclease, which translates to MRDLTTIEIDRIKIFAENTISTTLIEITKTGLEKGIMDATGSVRSYLKENDLHDYEFQKQGAKENGVIIDSIIVTSDAFVDSKASLYRPKAKKNGGDPRIWFYGISKYCSPNDILALISFEKQIWVVNLTKTPIESLINSSLVNPIKELINDINRISNVISDELLIKLRNIASAGFIPALLQADTSIGRTLEHLLGIQMNSSKSPDYKGIELKSARENKGTRKGLFAQKPNWELSKFKNRNQILDEFGYWEKGIYRLYNTIRATGRNAQGLILKTDYELDHLLENSDNPSIGDFLTWKLEDLKSTLIAKHKETFWIEAESKMIRNEEYFLFKKVVHTKNPLVNQFGLLIDIGAITVDYNMKRKADGKVEDKGCNFKLRASAMSLLFPPSKSYSLITK; encoded by the coding sequence ATGAGAGATTTAACCACAATTGAGATTGATAGGATAAAGATTTTTGCCGAGAATACGATTTCCACAACATTAATAGAAATTACTAAAACAGGTTTGGAAAAAGGAATAATGGATGCAACTGGTTCTGTTAGAAGTTATTTAAAAGAAAATGATTTACACGACTATGAATTTCAAAAGCAAGGAGCAAAAGAAAATGGTGTTATAATAGATTCCATTATAGTCACAAGTGATGCGTTTGTTGATTCAAAAGCTTCTCTTTACAGGCCTAAAGCAAAAAAAAATGGCGGTGATCCAAGAATTTGGTTTTATGGAATTTCAAAATATTGTAGTCCAAATGATATTTTAGCATTAATAAGCTTTGAAAAGCAAATTTGGGTTGTAAATTTAACAAAGACTCCTATTGAATCACTAATAAATTCATCACTTGTAAATCCAATTAAAGAATTAATCAATGATATTAACAGAATATCAAACGTAATTAGTGATGAACTTTTAATAAAGTTACGAAATATAGCTTCTGCTGGATTTATTCCTGCACTTTTACAAGCAGATACTTCAATTGGAAGAACTTTAGAACATTTATTAGGAATTCAAATGAACTCTTCTAAAAGTCCTGATTATAAGGGAATTGAATTGAAGTCTGCAAGAGAAAATAAAGGAACAAGAAAAGGATTATTCGCCCAAAAACCAAATTGGGAATTAAGTAAATTTAAGAATAGAAATCAAATACTCGATGAATTTGGATATTGGGAAAAAGGAATTTATAGATTATATAATACCATAAGAGCTACTGGACGAAATGCACAAGGTTTAATTTTAAAAACAGATTATGAATTAGACCATCTTTTAGAAAATTCAGATAATCCAAGTATCGGTGATTTTTTGACTTGGAAATTAGAAGACTTAAAAAGTACATTAATAGCAAAGCATAAAGAAACATTCTGGATAGAAGCTGAAAGTAAAATGATTAGGAATGAAGAGTATTTTTTATTTAAAAAAGTTGTTCATACAAAAAATCCATTAGTAAATCAATTTGGATTATTAATTGATATTGGAGCAATTACAGTTGATTATAATATGAAAAGAAAAGCAGATGGAAAAGTTGAAGATAAAGGATGTAATTTTAAATTAAGAGCTTCTGCTATGAGTTTATTATTCCCACCAAGTAAATCTTATTCTTTGATAACAAAATAG
- the hflX gene encoding GTPase HflX, translating into MLEKEVLNFEKTAIVGIVTQNQSEEKLKEYLDELEFLTFTAGGEVVKRFSQKMERPNPKTFVGTGKIEEIHLYVKENGISTLIFDDELSPSQQKNISKIIVECKILDRTHLILDIFAQRAETSYARTQVELAQCQYLLPRLSGMWTHLERQKGGIGMRGPGETEIETDRRIVRDRIALLKDKIKAIDKQMGTQRSNRGSMVRVALVGYTNVGKSTLMNAVGKSDVFVENKLFATLDTTVRKVVIKNLPFLLSDTVGFIRKLPTQLVDSFKSTLDEVREADLLLHVVDISHPEFEDHIESVNQTLLDIKANDKPIIMVFNKIDAYKHLTIDEDDLMTEKTPRHYTLEEWKSTWMSRVGEENALFISATNKENFEEFRERVYETVRQIHITRFPYNKFLYPDYKDAIEKEEEETE; encoded by the coding sequence ATGTTAGAAAAAGAAGTATTAAATTTCGAAAAAACAGCCATTGTAGGTATTGTAACTCAAAATCAAAGCGAAGAGAAATTAAAAGAATATCTTGACGAATTGGAGTTTTTAACATTTACAGCGGGCGGTGAAGTGGTAAAGCGTTTTTCACAAAAAATGGAACGCCCTAATCCTAAAACTTTCGTGGGAACAGGAAAAATAGAGGAAATTCATTTGTATGTAAAAGAGAACGGAATTTCAACATTGATTTTTGATGATGAATTATCTCCTTCGCAACAAAAGAATATTTCAAAAATAATAGTGGAATGTAAAATTCTAGATAGGACTCACCTTATCCTGGATATTTTTGCCCAAAGAGCCGAAACTTCTTATGCGAGAACGCAAGTAGAACTGGCACAATGCCAATATTTATTACCAAGACTTTCCGGAATGTGGACTCACCTTGAGCGCCAAAAAGGGGGAATTGGAATGCGCGGACCTGGAGAGACTGAGATTGAAACGGACAGACGTATTGTACGCGATAGAATTGCATTATTGAAAGATAAAATCAAGGCGATCGACAAGCAAATGGGTACGCAACGCAGCAACCGTGGTTCTATGGTACGTGTGGCATTAGTGGGATACACTAATGTTGGTAAATCCACTTTGATGAATGCAGTAGGGAAAAGCGATGTGTTTGTTGAAAACAAACTTTTTGCTACTTTAGACACCACTGTTCGAAAAGTAGTGATTAAAAATCTCCCGTTCTTGCTTTCTGATACCGTAGGTTTTATCAGGAAATTACCAACACAGCTGGTAGATTCTTTTAAAAGCACACTGGATGAGGTTCGTGAAGCTGATTTATTGTTACACGTTGTGGATATTTCGCATCCAGAATTTGAAGATCATATCGAATCAGTAAACCAAACTTTATTAGACATCAAAGCTAATGACAAACCGATAATTATGGTTTTCAATAAAATTGATGCGTATAAACATTTGACCATCGACGAAGATGATTTAATGACCGAAAAAACGCCAAGACACTACACATTAGAAGAATGGAAGTCCACTTGGATGAGTCGAGTAGGAGAGGAAAATGCGTTATTTATTTCAGCAACAAACAAAGAAAACTTCGAAGAGTTTAGAGAGCGTGTTTACGAAACGGTAAGACAAATTCACATTACCCGTTTTCCTTACAACAAGTTTTTATATCCGGATTATAAGGATGCTATCGAGAAAGAAGAGGAAGAAACGGAATAA
- a CDS encoding peptide-methionine (S)-S-oxide reductase, whose amino-acid sequence MDKEQNIMTEKIGLGGGCHWCTEAVFQSLIGVEKVEQGWIASNGNNESFSEAVIIHFDASKISLEVLIEIHLHTHKSTVKHSMREKYRSAIYFFNLEQQAKAKTILSKLQPHFKNEIITTVMPFLNFKASREEILNYYYKNPEKPFCKNYIDPKLKILLEKFSKYTAMDKINSSLKKTTS is encoded by the coding sequence ATGGATAAAGAACAAAACATTATGACTGAAAAAATAGGGCTTGGAGGCGGTTGTCATTGGTGTACCGAAGCTGTTTTTCAATCTTTAATTGGAGTTGAAAAAGTAGAACAAGGTTGGATAGCCTCAAATGGAAATAATGAATCTTTTTCGGAAGCGGTTATTATTCATTTTGATGCGTCAAAAATTTCATTAGAAGTGCTTATTGAAATCCATCTTCACACACATAAAAGCACAGTCAAACATTCTATGAGAGAAAAATACCGTTCGGCTATTTACTTTTTCAATTTAGAACAACAGGCCAAAGCAAAAACTATACTTTCAAAATTACAACCGCATTTTAAAAATGAGATTATTACAACTGTAATGCCGTTCCTTAATTTTAAAGCGTCCAGGGAAGAGATTCTAAATTATTATTATAAAAATCCAGAGAAACCCTTTTGCAAAAATTACATTGATCCAAAACTAAAAATCCTTTTAGAGAAGTTTTCTAAGTATACAGCAATGGATAAAATAAATTCAAGCCTTAAGAAAACCACTTCTTGA
- a CDS encoding FKBP-type peptidyl-prolyl cis-trans isomerase — protein MKKILFVLALSLFISCGKDKETDFAVKKVKEISYAAKNDQDIIAYVAKNKLKATKSSTGLYYVINETGKGIHPAPASTVRVAYKGYYTNGVIFDQSTTTGISFTLYQVINGWKEGITYFREGGSGILLVPAHLGYGNYDYNGIPGGSVLIFDIKLISVN, from the coding sequence ATGAAAAAAATTCTATTTGTTCTGGCATTATCACTTTTTATCTCTTGTGGAAAAGATAAAGAAACTGATTTTGCTGTTAAAAAAGTAAAAGAAATCAGTTACGCTGCTAAAAACGACCAAGATATTATTGCTTATGTTGCTAAAAATAAATTAAAAGCTACTAAATCTAGTACAGGGTTGTATTATGTAATCAATGAAACAGGTAAAGGTATTCACCCTGCGCCGGCTTCAACCGTAAGAGTAGCATATAAAGGGTATTATACAAATGGTGTTATTTTTGATCAAAGTACTACTACTGGAATATCGTTTACCTTGTATCAAGTAATTAATGGATGGAAAGAAGGAATTACTTATTTTAGAGAGGGTGGTAGCGGAATCCTTTTAGTTCCGGCACACCTTGGTTATGGAAATTATGATTATAATGGAATTCCAGGTGGTTCAGTTCTTATTTTTGATATTAAACTAATCTCTGTGAATTAA
- a CDS encoding DUF5689 domain-containing protein produces MQTYSGKSFLLVFFLFVISGCESDKVTIPKLNCTQKDLVTNKRVEEIRANANSVVTQYGFDDIIEAYVVSSDESGNFFKSISFQTLATATAPAVGFSVAVDATNTYIDYRFGNKVYIKLKGQYSDVFHGGIRIGGIYVNSFNEAAIGRLSQNEYKDVLHASCTTLTEEKLVRSITIPELLNDSNLNTLVELSDVQFTAAASGRRYYESTKDVGGATNWNLIDKRGNQIIFRTSSYSDFATKLVPNGSGKVKGILTRYGPDYQLVARSEKDVDMTGAKGVPFFSEDFQTAVDKTNLSLPGWANIAQAGTIFWKGTVYSGNGCAEFNTTGAKVVSNIAWLISPKIDMDIHTNEILTFRSAQHHLDVDSPLNSLEVYASNNFDGLNVTKATWIPLSVILPKQGTPWYQFIGSGGVDLSSFKGKINIAFKYTGSGKNLALDGAFQVDDVQVYGDK; encoded by the coding sequence ATGCAAACGTATTCTGGTAAATCATTTCTTTTGGTATTTTTTCTTTTTGTTATTTCGGGTTGTGAAAGCGATAAAGTAACCATTCCTAAACTGAATTGCACCCAAAAAGATTTAGTTACAAACAAAAGGGTTGAAGAGATTCGTGCCAATGCTAATTCGGTGGTGACGCAATATGGATTTGATGATATTATTGAGGCCTATGTGGTTTCCAGCGATGAGTCTGGTAATTTTTTCAAATCCATCTCTTTTCAAACTTTGGCAACAGCCACAGCTCCTGCAGTAGGTTTTAGTGTCGCTGTTGATGCCACTAATACCTATATCGATTATAGATTTGGGAATAAGGTGTATATAAAACTCAAAGGGCAATATTCAGATGTTTTTCATGGCGGAATTAGAATTGGGGGGATTTATGTAAACTCCTTCAACGAAGCGGCTATAGGGAGATTGTCTCAAAACGAGTATAAAGACGTACTTCACGCCTCTTGTACAACTCTGACAGAAGAAAAACTGGTCAGGTCGATTACAATTCCAGAACTGTTGAATGATTCTAATTTAAACACATTAGTTGAGTTGTCAGACGTTCAGTTTACTGCTGCGGCATCTGGCCGCCGTTATTATGAAAGCACAAAGGATGTGGGAGGGGCGACGAACTGGAATTTGATTGATAAAAGAGGAAACCAAATCATTTTTAGAACCAGCAGTTATTCGGATTTTGCCACTAAATTAGTGCCTAATGGAAGCGGAAAAGTAAAAGGAATTTTAACTAGATACGGTCCCGATTATCAGCTTGTTGCCCGATCTGAGAAAGATGTTGACATGACTGGCGCAAAAGGAGTCCCTTTCTTTTCGGAAGATTTCCAAACGGCAGTTGACAAAACGAATCTGAGTCTTCCGGGATGGGCCAATATTGCCCAAGCAGGAACAATATTCTGGAAAGGAACGGTGTATTCCGGCAATGGTTGTGCTGAATTTAATACCACGGGAGCCAAAGTTGTTTCTAACATTGCCTGGCTCATATCTCCCAAAATAGATATGGATATACATACCAATGAAATATTGACTTTTAGGTCAGCCCAGCATCATCTGGATGTCGACTCTCCCTTGAATTCGCTTGAAGTCTATGCCTCAAATAATTTTGACGGACTGAATGTGACCAAAGCCACTTGGATTCCTCTTAGTGTTATTTTGCCTAAGCAGGGAACTCCGTGGTATCAATTTATAGGAAGTGGAGGAGTGGACCTGTCTTCTTTTAAAGGAAAAATCAACATTGCATTTAAGTATACTGGATCAGGTAAGAACTTGGCTTTGGATGGCGCTTTTCAAGTTGATGATGTTCAGGTTTATGGGGATAAATAA